The following are encoded in a window of Magnolia sinica isolate HGM2019 chromosome 11, MsV1, whole genome shotgun sequence genomic DNA:
- the LOC131218521 gene encoding LOW QUALITY PROTEIN: pseudouridine kinase (The sequence of the model RefSeq protein was modified relative to this genomic sequence to represent the inferred CDS: deleted 2 bases in 1 codon), with protein MGTLSMESNVQRRLDSLSRHLLLSPETVDNHLLHLNHLGAVQLRSVDLVPVIVGGMVLDIHARPSIKANPRTTTPGKVQYVRGGVARNVAECMSKLGTRPYMISVVGLDMAGDLLLEHWKSSRLPIEGIRKCQDAVTPVVSIIFDSHGELAAGVASVEAVETFLTPEWICQFRCNILSAPVLMVDANVHPRSLEVACQIAAESHIPVWFEPVSVSKSKRIASIAQYVTYASPNEDELIAMANTLSCSHEFHPIQRLDKNGNRLSIESIFQMLKPAIWVLLEKGIKLLILTLGSYGVLLCSREGPDFMRKAAENTNPSSFGDRLHELVSSSCPSDQFSSRGVWKIQSIFVLHFPALPASVVSLTGAGDCLVGGTLSSICAGLDIMQSLAVGVAASKAAVETEDNIPPEYCLKTIADDAQRVFSAARVLFDE; from the exons atgGGAACATTGAGTATGGAGAGTAATGTGCAGAGGCGATTGGATTCTCTTTCTCGTCACTTGCTCTTATCACCTGAAACCGTTGATAATCACCTCCTTCATCTG AATCATTTGGGTGCAGTACAACTGAGATCTGTTGATTTGGTTCCTGTTATTGTTGGAGGAATGGTTTTAGACATTCATGCCAGGCCTTCTATCAAAGCAAATCCTAGGACCACTACTCCTGGCAAG GTTCAGTATGTAAGAGGAGGAGTAGCAAGGAATGTTGCTGAGTGCATGTCAAAGCTTGGGACGAGACCCTATATGATTAGTGTGGTTGGACTCGACATGGCAG GTGATTTACTGTTGGAGCACTGGAAATCTTCTAGACTTCCTATAGAAG GCATCCGAAAGTGTCAAGATGCTGTGACTCCTGTTGTATCAATCATTTTTGACTCCCACGGGGAACTAGCAGCTGGCGTTGCAAGCGTAGAAGCAGTT GAGACCTTTCTGACACCAGAATGGATATGCCAATTTAGGTGCAACATCCTTTCTGCTCCTGTGTTGATGGTTGATGCAAACGTGCATCCACGTTCACTTGAAGTAGCTTGCCAAA TAGCAGCAGAGTCTCATATCCCAGTGTGGTTTGAGCCTGTATCAGTTTCAAAGTCGAAAAGAATTGCATCTATTGCGCAGTAT GTAACATATGCTTCCCCTAATGAAGATGAGCTTATTGCCATGGCGAACACTTTATCTTGTAGCCATGAATTCCATCCGATCCAAAGGCTAGATAAGAACGGAAATAGATTGTCCATAGAATCTATATTCCAAATGCTAAAACCCGCAATTTGGGTGTTGCTAGAGAAGGGCATTAAATTACTCATTCTAACTCTTGGATCATATGGCGTGTTATTATGTTCTAGAGAGGGGCCCGACTTCATGAGAAAAGCTGCAGAGAACACCAATCCCAGTAGCTTTGGTGACAGGCTACATGAACTAGTGTCCTCAAGTTGTCCTTCGGATCAATTC TCAAGCCGTGGAGTGTGGAAGATCCAATCCATTTTTGTTCTGCATTTTCCTGCGCTTCCCGCATCTGTTGTGAGCCTTACGGGAGCTGGTGATTGCTTGGTTGGTGGGACCCTTTCTTCTATTTGCGCAGGTTTGGACATCATGCAGAGTCTGGCAGTTGGTGTAGCAGCTTCCAAAGCGGCAGTCGAGACCGAAGACAACATCCCTCCCGAGTATTGCCTAAAAACAATTGCAG ATGATGCCCAACGGGTATTTTCAGCTGCGAGAGTTCTGTTTGATGAGTAG